In a genomic window of Myxococcales bacterium:
- a CDS encoding response regulator, producing MSDVSCRFFETPLRDLRHRGFDLRRLLDGTGCTLEQLTDKDERVTWSQLVRILKNGRAAWSDADLIRIGEQSTEGPLVQFIGVIARIRFSVGGFYQWVASGSGVAKQMIACVDTSFRPLGPGRCEVDFRLRDGYAPSDEFFLITRGTYAAMPRMLGAPPAAITIAPTSTGVRFEIRYAEPTGALARIRRTVSWPFTMRQAADELADAHDSLLSRYQELDAARAHMAAQARQLTAANRIAALALGDLDPIATMHGVCIALVEHAACAQATITPTEGEAISATTDAAAPDATTHEYALASGTITLGRLRVECDGDAALVESLVPTIALVVQKALDQQALANYQEDLERRVADRTAELTGARDELAASVARLEEAQASRERLFHNISHEIRTPLALVLLLVDGVLAHHRGELTDRAIAQLNSITGSTRKLVRLVDELLLLASGQERDLAVRPEPVDLTTTLPELVAGWTLAAREAGLAFELDVADAGAVMVDPAALERVLANLLSNAIKFTPRGGRIDLIVTRADARTRVVVRDDGPGIDAEFRDRMFERFEQGEAGKRLRAGSGIGLSIARELVRAHGGDLIARANPGGRGTEFEFTLAGTAATAGEHSAPARLLPSDYGVGSTAIAVTTQPPGLSHGHILVAEDDPGLAQAIAALLADEYTVTVAHDGAEALAAATRQLPDLLISDIEMPGLDGLELARQVRSLPGETATPVLIMSARAKLGDRLAGFDAGAVDYLIKPFDPGELRARVRSQLGFRTLAQRLYRTEKLAAMGTLSAGLAHELRNPANGIVNAIQPLRELLPPEVLNGDDGVGDLIDVMQQCAEQVAYVSRQLLGFRRSGDLDLRRVPIADVINRALANAGASLTGVALETTYTYSGPIRCAAPLLTQVLVNLLENAAQAAGPGGWVRVDTGSDDDKARIEISDSGPGVPAALREKVFEPFFTTKPPGQGTGLGLATARDLIQRHQGTLDIRSRDDRTTFVIELPLASEVRR from the coding sequence GTGAGCGACGTCTCTTGTCGCTTCTTCGAGACGCCGCTGCGCGATCTAAGGCACCGTGGCTTCGACCTTCGGCGCCTGCTCGACGGCACGGGCTGCACCCTCGAGCAGCTCACCGACAAGGACGAGCGCGTGACCTGGAGCCAACTGGTCCGGATCCTGAAGAATGGTCGCGCCGCGTGGAGCGACGCCGACCTCATCCGGATCGGGGAACAGTCGACCGAGGGGCCTCTCGTGCAGTTCATCGGGGTGATCGCGCGCATCCGCTTCTCGGTCGGCGGCTTCTACCAGTGGGTCGCGTCTGGCAGCGGCGTCGCCAAGCAGATGATCGCGTGCGTGGACACGTCGTTCCGGCCGCTCGGCCCCGGTCGGTGCGAGGTCGACTTCCGGCTGCGCGACGGCTACGCGCCGTCGGACGAGTTCTTCCTGATCACGCGCGGGACCTACGCGGCGATGCCGCGCATGCTCGGTGCCCCGCCCGCGGCGATCACGATCGCGCCGACCTCGACTGGGGTCCGCTTCGAGATCCGCTACGCCGAGCCGACCGGCGCGCTCGCGCGGATCCGACGGACGGTGTCGTGGCCGTTCACCATGCGGCAGGCCGCGGACGAGCTCGCGGACGCCCACGACAGCTTGCTCAGTCGCTACCAGGAGCTCGACGCGGCCCGGGCGCACATGGCGGCGCAGGCGCGGCAGCTCACCGCCGCCAACCGGATCGCGGCGCTGGCCCTGGGTGATCTCGATCCGATCGCGACGATGCACGGCGTGTGCATCGCCCTGGTCGAGCACGCCGCGTGCGCGCAGGCGACGATCACGCCGACCGAGGGCGAGGCGATCAGCGCGACCACCGACGCCGCCGCCCCGGACGCGACCACGCACGAGTACGCGCTCGCCAGCGGCACGATCACGCTGGGCCGGCTGAGGGTCGAGTGCGACGGCGACGCGGCGCTGGTCGAGAGCTTGGTGCCGACGATCGCGCTGGTGGTGCAGAAGGCGCTCGATCAGCAGGCCCTGGCCAACTACCAGGAGGACCTCGAGCGGCGGGTCGCCGATCGCACGGCCGAGCTGACCGGGGCCCGCGACGAGCTGGCGGCCTCGGTGGCGCGGCTCGAGGAGGCCCAGGCGTCGCGCGAGCGGCTGTTCCACAACATCAGCCACGAGATCCGGACGCCCCTGGCGCTGGTGCTGCTGCTGGTCGACGGCGTGCTCGCCCACCACCGCGGCGAGCTGACCGATCGCGCGATCGCCCAGCTCAACTCGATCACCGGCAGCACCCGCAAGCTGGTGCGCCTCGTCGACGAGCTCTTGCTCCTCGCGTCGGGCCAGGAGCGCGACCTGGCGGTGCGCCCCGAGCCGGTCGACCTGACGACCACCCTGCCCGAGCTGGTGGCCGGCTGGACCCTGGCGGCGCGCGAGGCCGGCCTCGCGTTCGAGCTCGACGTCGCCGACGCCGGCGCCGTGATGGTCGATCCGGCCGCGCTCGAGCGCGTGCTGGCCAACCTGCTGTCGAACGCGATCAAGTTCACGCCCCGGGGCGGGCGCATCGACCTGATCGTGACCCGCGCCGACGCGCGCACCCGCGTCGTCGTGCGCGACGACGGGCCCGGCATCGACGCCGAGTTCCGGGACCGCATGTTCGAGCGCTTCGAGCAGGGCGAGGCCGGCAAGCGGCTCCGCGCCGGCAGCGGCATCGGGCTCTCGATCGCGCGCGAGCTGGTGCGGGCCCACGGCGGCGACCTGATCGCCCGCGCCAACCCCGGCGGCCGCGGCACCGAGTTCGAGTTCACCCTCGCCGGCACCGCCGCGACCGCGGGCGAGCACAGCGCCCCGGCGCGGCTGCTGCCGAGCGACTACGGCGTCGGCTCGACCGCGATCGCGGTGACGACGCAGCCGCCGGGGCTGTCCCACGGCCACATCCTCGTGGCCGAGGACGATCCCGGCCTGGCCCAGGCCATCGCGGCGCTGCTCGCCGACGAGTACACGGTCACCGTCGCCCACGACGGCGCCGAGGCGCTCGCCGCCGCGACCCGGCAGCTCCCCGACCTGCTGATCTCGGACATCGAGATGCCCGGCCTCGACGGCCTCGAGCTCGCGCGCCAGGTGCGCTCGCTCCCCGGCGAGACCGCGACGCCGGTGCTGATCATGTCCGCCCGCGCCAAGCTCGGCGATCGCCTGGCCGGCTTCGACGCCGGCGCGGTCGACTACCTGATCAAGCCGTTCGACCCCGGCGAGCTCCGGGCCCGGGTGCGGTCGCAGCTCGGGTTCCGCACGCTGGCCCAGCGCCTGTACCGGACCGAGAAGCTGGCGGCGATGGGGACGCTGTCCGCCGGCCTGGCCCACGAGCTGCGCAACCCCGCCAACGGCATCGTCAACGCGATCCAGCCGCTGCGCGAGCTGCTGCCGCCCGAGGTGCTCAACGGCGACGACGGCGTCGGCGATCTGATCGACGTGATGCAGCAGTGCGCCGAGCAGGTCGCGTACGTGTCGCGCCAGCTGCTCGGGTTCCGACGCTCGGGGGACCTCGATCTGCGCCGGGTGCCGATCGCCGATGTGATCAACCGCGCGCTGGCCAACGCCGGCGCCAGCCTGACCGGGGTCGCCCTCGAGACGACCTACACCTACAGCGGACCGATCCGGTGCGCGGCCCCGCTCCTGACCCAGGTGCTGGTCAACCTGCTCGAGAACGCGGCCCAGGCCGCCGGCCCCGGTGGCTGGGTACGGGTGGACACCGGCTCCGACGACGACAAGGCGCGGATCGAGATCTCGGACAGCGGCCCGGGCGTGCCCGCGGCCCTGCGGGAGAAGGTGTTCGAGCCGTTCTTCACCACCAAGCCCCCGGGCCAGGGCACCGGCCTGGGCCTGGCAACTGCGCGCGACCTCATCCAGCGACATCAGGGTACACTCGACATCCGAAGCCGGGATGACCGGACGACCTTCGTGATCGAACTGCCCCTGGCCAGCGAGGTCCGCCGATGA
- a CDS encoding response regulator, translated as MVLYVDDERPNRVVFERSFAGRFRIKTACDGDEALAILRAEPVAVLLTDQRMPGMSGDELLRVVKRDHADVVRVVITAYSDIEPILAAINEGLVARYIVKPWNRDELDQLLRWAIAAWEFSRDSSALQHRLLETERLATLGSIVGSVVHDLNQPVASMLMNCERLLYLMKAVPIVRQLATDATDLSEKERTILDDFLTDLPEIVDEFRHSTEHMRGMTSDLHEFLRGTRREIGTATATAPVPVIKHALGVCQDVAVRARGFLRYDGPDSLPAVRMSSTELTQVLINLVTNAAQSLGDLPAGGGNVVVNADPSGGQIRFVISDNGGGITPDVLQKVGTPFFTTKRQGTGLGIAQCQRLVGKAGGSFRIASEVGKGTTVTFTLPVT; from the coding sequence TTGGTACTGTACGTCGATGACGAGCGCCCCAACCGGGTCGTGTTCGAGCGGTCGTTCGCCGGTCGCTTCCGGATCAAGACCGCGTGCGACGGTGACGAGGCCCTCGCGATCCTGCGGGCCGAGCCGGTCGCCGTGCTCTTGACCGACCAGCGCATGCCCGGGATGAGCGGCGACGAGCTCTTGCGGGTGGTCAAGCGCGACCACGCCGACGTCGTGCGCGTCGTCATCACCGCGTACTCCGACATCGAGCCGATCCTCGCCGCGATCAACGAGGGCCTCGTCGCCCGCTACATCGTCAAGCCGTGGAACCGCGACGAGCTCGACCAGCTGCTGCGCTGGGCGATCGCGGCGTGGGAGTTCTCGCGCGACTCGTCGGCCCTGCAGCACCGCCTGCTCGAGACCGAGCGCCTGGCCACGCTCGGCAGCATCGTCGGCTCGGTCGTGCACGATCTCAACCAGCCGGTCGCCAGCATGCTCATGAACTGCGAGCGGCTGCTGTACCTGATGAAGGCGGTGCCGATCGTGCGTCAGCTCGCGACCGACGCGACCGACCTGTCCGAGAAGGAGCGGACGATCCTCGACGACTTCCTCACCGATCTGCCGGAGATCGTCGACGAGTTCCGCCACTCGACCGAGCACATGCGCGGCATGACCTCCGACCTGCACGAGTTCCTGCGCGGGACCCGGCGCGAGATCGGGACGGCCACGGCCACGGCCCCGGTGCCCGTGATCAAGCACGCGCTCGGCGTGTGCCAGGACGTGGCGGTCCGGGCCCGCGGGTTCCTGCGCTACGACGGCCCGGACTCGCTGCCGGCGGTGCGGATGAGCTCGACCGAGCTGACCCAGGTGCTGATCAACCTGGTCACCAACGCGGCCCAGTCGCTCGGCGACCTCCCGGCCGGCGGCGGCAACGTCGTCGTCAACGCCGATCCCAGCGGCGGCCAGATCCGCTTCGTCATCTCGGACAACGGCGGCGGCATCACGCCCGACGTGCTGCAGAAGGTCGGCACGCCGTTCTTCACGACCAAGCGCCAGGGCACCGGCCTCGGCATCGCGCAGTGCCAGCGCCTGGTCGGCAAGGCCGGCGGCTCGTTCCGGATCGCCAGCGAGGTCGGCAAGGGCACGACCGTCACGTTCACGCTGCCGGTGACCTGA
- a CDS encoding glycosyltransferase family 2 protein, whose product MAPPALPRGLSVVIPCYHSEGSIGLVVEALLPILAAAAPAHEVILVDDASRDGTAGVIAALARAHPTVTAITLMRNFGQHAALLCGIRVARYDVVVTMDDDLQHPPGELPKLLAALTDDLDVVYGSPAAEPHGLLRGLASRVTKWVLQGAMGAATAGKASAWRVFRTRLRDAFAHFRGSFVSIDVLLTWGTQRFTHVTVRHDPRTIGTSNYTFRKLVTHAVNMMTGFSTIPLQLASWIGFALTGFGVAIFAYVLIRSLVEGGSPPGFPFLACLIAVFSGAQLLCLGIIGEYLGRAHFRLLDRPSYQVRSAVVGDAGAPAGGDASVDAS is encoded by the coding sequence CTGGCCCCGCCCGCGTTGCCCCGCGGCCTGTCGGTCGTCATCCCCTGCTACCACAGCGAGGGCTCGATCGGCCTCGTCGTCGAGGCGCTGCTGCCGATCCTCGCCGCGGCGGCGCCGGCCCACGAGGTCATCCTGGTCGACGACGCCTCGCGCGACGGCACCGCGGGCGTGATCGCGGCGCTGGCCCGGGCCCACCCGACGGTCACCGCGATCACGCTCATGCGGAACTTCGGCCAGCACGCCGCGCTCCTGTGCGGGATCCGCGTGGCCCGCTACGACGTCGTCGTCACGATGGACGACGATCTGCAGCACCCGCCGGGCGAGCTGCCGAAGCTGCTGGCGGCGCTGACCGACGACCTCGACGTGGTCTACGGCAGCCCGGCCGCGGAGCCGCACGGGCTCTTGCGCGGCCTGGCGTCGCGCGTGACCAAGTGGGTGCTGCAAGGGGCGATGGGCGCGGCGACCGCCGGCAAGGCCTCGGCCTGGCGCGTGTTCCGCACCCGCCTGCGCGACGCGTTCGCGCACTTCCGGGGCTCGTTCGTGTCGATCGACGTGCTGCTCACCTGGGGCACGCAGCGGTTCACCCACGTCACCGTCCGCCACGACCCGCGCACGATCGGCACGTCGAACTACACGTTCCGCAAGCTGGTCACCCACGCCGTCAACATGATGACCGGGTTCTCGACGATCCCGCTCCAGCTCGCGAGCTGGATCGGGTTCGCGCTGACCGGCTTCGGCGTCGCGATCTTCGCGTACGTGCTGATCCGCAGCCTGGTCGAGGGCGGCAGCCCGCCCGGCTTCCCGTTCCTGGCGTGCCTGATCGCGGTGTTCTCGGGCGCACAGCTCCTGTGCCTCGGGATCATCGGCGAGTACCTGGGCCGCGCCCACTTCCGGCTGCTCGATCGGCCGTCGTATCAGGTGCGCTCGGCGGTGGTCGGCGACGCCGGGGCGCCCGCCGGCGGCGACGCCAGCGTCGACGCGTCGTAG
- the rffA gene encoding dTDP-4-amino-4,6-dideoxygalactose transaminase, whose translation MTAPIPFNRPHRTGREVPYLTEAIAGDHWRGDGPFTRRASGLLSARLADLPVLLTTSCTHALELAALLLELRPGDEVIVPAFTFVSTASAIALRGARVVFADVDPRTLNLDPAAAAAQVGPRTRAIACVHYAGVACDLDALTGLGVPLIEDNAHGLFGRWRDRPLGTFGALATQSFHDTKNLGCGEGGALVLGDPAYVERAEILREKGTNRARFFRGQVDKYTWVDVGSSFLPADLLAAVLTAQLEDADVIQAARHAVWARYHVELAPWAARHGVQQPHLPDGAAHPAHIYWLRVRDLATRTRLLAHLAERGVGATFHYQPLHLSDVGRRAGGAVGDCPVTELAADTLVRLPLYADLTMAEVDRVIAAVTGFTP comes from the coding sequence ATGACCGCGCCGATCCCGTTCAATCGCCCGCACCGCACCGGCCGCGAGGTCCCGTACCTGACCGAGGCGATCGCCGGCGACCACTGGCGCGGCGACGGGCCGTTCACGCGGCGCGCGTCGGGCCTGCTCTCGGCCCGCCTGGCCGACCTGCCGGTGCTGCTGACGACGTCGTGCACCCACGCCCTCGAGCTGGCGGCGCTGCTGCTCGAGCTGCGCCCCGGCGACGAGGTGATCGTCCCGGCGTTCACGTTCGTGTCGACCGCCAGCGCGATCGCGCTGCGCGGCGCCCGGGTGGTGTTCGCCGACGTCGACCCGCGCACGCTCAACCTCGATCCCGCGGCCGCGGCCGCCCAGGTCGGCCCGCGCACCCGGGCGATCGCCTGCGTGCACTACGCCGGGGTCGCGTGCGACCTCGACGCGCTGACCGGGCTGGGCGTGCCGCTGATCGAGGACAACGCCCACGGCCTGTTCGGGCGCTGGCGCGACCGCCCGCTGGGCACGTTCGGCGCGCTCGCGACCCAGAGCTTCCACGACACCAAGAACCTCGGCTGCGGCGAGGGCGGCGCGCTCGTGCTCGGCGATCCGGCGTACGTCGAGCGGGCCGAGATCCTGCGCGAGAAGGGCACCAACCGGGCCCGGTTCTTCCGCGGTCAGGTCGACAAGTACACCTGGGTCGACGTCGGCTCGAGCTTCCTGCCGGCCGACCTGCTCGCCGCGGTCCTGACCGCGCAGCTCGAGGACGCCGACGTGATCCAGGCCGCGCGCCACGCGGTCTGGGCCCGCTACCACGTCGAGCTGGCGCCCTGGGCCGCGCGCCACGGCGTCCAGCAGCCGCACCTGCCCGACGGCGCCGCCCACCCGGCCCACATCTACTGGCTGCGCGTGCGCGACCTCGCGACCCGGACCCGGCTGCTCGCGCACCTGGCCGAGCGCGGCGTCGGCGCGACCTTCCACTACCAGCCGCTGCACCTGTCCGACGTCGGGCGCCGGGCCGGCGGCGCGGTCGGCGACTGCCCGGTCACGGAGCTCGCGGCCGACACGCTCGTGCGCCTGCCGCTCTACGCCGACCTGACCATGGCCGAGGTCGATCGCGTGATCGCCGCGGTGACCGGGTTCACGCCGTAG
- the rfbA gene encoding glucose-1-phosphate thymidylyltransferase RfbA, whose product MKGIILAGGRGTRLYPITRAVSKQLLPVYDKPMIYYPLSVLMLAGIREVLVISTPEDLPAYQRLLGEGDRWGMRFAYAVQAEPRGLADAFLVGKDFVAGDRCALVLGDNVFYGSRLQETVQRAAATPAGAVVFEYPVRDPHRYGIVELGPLPERRVLSLEEKPAAPRSNLAVPGMYFYDAQVTTLAAQVTPSPRGELEITDLNRLYLERGQLTVEVFGRGTAWLDAGTHESLLEASSFVHAIQHRTGMMIACPEEIAWRMGYVDRAQLERLAAELPDAYGEYLRALAATA is encoded by the coding sequence ATGAAGGGCATCATCCTGGCCGGCGGCCGCGGCACGCGCCTGTACCCGATCACGCGCGCGGTGTCGAAGCAGCTGCTGCCGGTCTACGACAAGCCGATGATCTACTACCCGCTGTCGGTGCTCATGCTGGCCGGCATCCGCGAGGTGCTGGTCATCTCGACGCCGGAGGATCTGCCGGCGTACCAGCGCCTGCTGGGCGAGGGCGACCGCTGGGGCATGCGGTTCGCGTACGCGGTCCAGGCGGAGCCGCGCGGCCTGGCCGACGCGTTCCTGGTCGGCAAGGACTTCGTCGCCGGCGATCGCTGCGCGCTGGTGCTGGGCGACAACGTCTTCTACGGCTCGCGGCTGCAGGAGACCGTGCAGCGGGCCGCGGCGACGCCGGCCGGCGCGGTCGTGTTCGAGTACCCGGTGCGCGATCCGCACCGCTACGGGATCGTCGAGCTGGGGCCGCTGCCCGAGCGCCGGGTGCTGTCGCTCGAGGAGAAGCCGGCGGCGCCGCGCTCGAACCTGGCGGTGCCGGGCATGTACTTCTACGACGCGCAGGTGACGACGCTCGCGGCCCAGGTCACGCCGTCGCCCCGGGGCGAGCTCGAGATCACCGATCTCAACCGGCTCTACCTCGAGCGCGGCCAGCTCACGGTCGAGGTGTTCGGCCGCGGCACCGCGTGGCTCGACGCCGGCACCCACGAGTCGCTGCTCGAGGCGTCGAGCTTCGTCCACGCGATCCAGCACCGGACCGGCATGATGATCGCGTGCCCCGAGGAGATCGCCTGGCGCATGGGCTACGTCGACCGCGCGCAGCTCGAGCGCCTGGCCGCCGAGCTGCCCGACGCCTACGGCGAGTACCTGCGCGCGCTCGCGGCTACGGCGTGA